The DNA window AAACATTCAAATAAAGTGGAGACGATTCCTACCACACTTCTCTATTGATGCCACTTTCAATAAATACACACTTTATCATTTTCTTAAGAAGAAATGAAACattccatttttattttatttgatatgtTTATTGAAAAAGAGGGTGAGTATCATATAGGTATCATATTGCCCCTTGGTTTATACAAACAGTGAACATACAGAGTTGAATTAAACAATCCATCGTAGATGAAGGATACTTGTGTCGTAAGCTGCCTCAAAAGAATTGAACGTTGTAACATGTAATTCACATTGTCTGGGGAGAGCACCCATATAGAACACATACACTTCTGACAAAACACATTTCCACTTGGGATGTTATTGCTTTATGCAAGGATTTATTTGCACATGTGGTCCAAATACCAGATATGATGAGTAAAATGGTAACAGCCATGTTGTTTGGTTTGGTTGTGGATCTAACTGCAGCATGGCATTGAACAGAATGCTTCTCAAACACTTCAATAATCACCAAATCCCCTTCCTTTATGACAAACCTTACAACGATGTGATACAGATACGTAATAACCTCTGGACCAAAACACCTGCACTTGGTTCACAGACTAAGATGCCTGGAGATTTGAATGGACCTGGAGCTCTATTTTGACAGTAGAAAAACAATGGcaacagtaaaacagtatagaaaCCCACATCATTGAGGAATGGCTCTatctgggaggggggggggcttgaTTGAAAACATGTGTGGGTCCCCTGGCTCATACTTAAATATATTGTTCTCTGTCTTGGCTCAGTGGTACTATTGGCACTTCATATTTTAAACTCTGTGGAACGCTGTCAGGAGAAATAGAACAGAATCCCAACGACATTGTGCTCTAAGGGGTCCTAATGAAGAATTAATTGACGTCTGCCTGAGCTGAATCTGAATTTGAATCGGCCTGAGCTGAGATGTCCTAATGACAACAGTAATGTTTGTTTTAAAGTATCTCAGTTCGTGGCGTTACAATCCGGATTTATTCGATTTTGCCCATCTTGCATCAGTGGATGAAAGGCGTCAGATTATTGGTTGACTAGAATAAGCCTCCCCAAGGGAGGGTTGAATCAGGGGAAACTATGGCAATGAACCCTGTATCTCTATAATATTCTGTTGTTCAATCTAGACCTGCCGCCACAATTTAATCTGGGGGACTATAAATGTTTATTACATTAACTTCAACATGTTGCAGCTGCACCAAATGAAGTTGATAGACACATAACATGTTTTTTAATGATATTGCAAATAAACGTTTTTGGAAAAGTGATAAATGTATAAAAATGTGATTGGATAATACAGTAGTACTGCGGTTGGGATACAGTACTCTCTGGTTATGCCTTCATCTAATACTGCTTAACTGTACTTACAAATACTGTGTTACATCTCATTATCTTAGAATATataaaatatacaaaaataaaaatcatTACAGTAAAAATACCAATTTAAAAGACTTAAAGTGGCTCAATGATCAAAGTAGAATAACTTTCTTTTGCCCCCAGCTCAGCAACATGCAGTTTCAATGTGATAGtcaatactgtagtatagtaacaGGTATTTCATGTGGCCGTATACTGGCTTTAAAATcctgcctcaggatatgtggtggTTTATAACGATGGAGTCGGCCTAAAGTGAGCTCCTATGAAATTGATGAGTGAAATCCAATAATCCGACAATGTGATCCTGTATAGAAATGTATGTAATGAATCTTACTGTACTTAATATAATACAGCAATTATTTTAAGCCAGTATTTGTTAGTAAATACCCAGAATATTGAGGTAAATTAATTTCACATCGCTTGTGTTGTTGAAATATGACTTGGTGTCTCATTCAATGCCTTACAGCATAGACTACAGCTACGGACCACATTACATTCACACAAACTGTATGAAAAGCTGCATTGATATGGGGTTTTATCCCTGTTTTGCATTACAATCTTATCCTACAAGGCCATCGTTCTTACAACCCTTGGCTTTTGCTGAGTTGCTTAAGTTACTTCTAATTGTGTGGGCTTTCCTGTTCGGCACAGGACTGAACTGTAATACACAATTGTCTGCCTCCAATAAAGGCTGTCGGCTTGTATTACAACAGATAACTTCCCCTTTATTTACAACAGATAACTTCCCTTTATTACAGCAGGGGTTTTCAAACCTCTCCTCGAGGTCCCCCAGTCGTTCCATGTATTTGATCTATTCCacagctagcacacctgattcaacttgtcaactaaccAGCCTTGAAtaggtgaatcaggtgagttAGTTCTGGGATACAACTAAATTGTGAAACGCCTGGTGGTCCCCGAGGAGAGGTTAGAAACCACCGGCCTGTACACATCGTCTGATTTGGCTCTTCACTGGTCTGTTCTTGTGAATGGAAACTCCATGTGATTCAGTGCACAGCCTCGCTTCCTGAAAAGATATGTATCAGTTCAAACTAATGTCTTCTGATCCCCAGAGTTGAAACACCTGAATCAATGCATGTCCTTTGTTATCGTTTGAGGATCTCCATTGTCTCGGCTAGACTGGAATTCTTGTTAAGGCTTGACATAGAAGTTgcccctaaccacagatctaagaTTTCCTTCCCTACCATCCTAGACTTAACCATCAGGGATTCAACAACATCTGACCTTGGATCAGTTAAGGGTGACTATCTATTTCCCCTGTTATGAATGTTTGACCAGCCCTGATTGGTCGCCTCTTACAGAGTGGGCTCAAGCCATTGGACGGCTCATTCCTGTTCCTATCCTATGACCCCTCAGTCAGAGCCCACCCCTGGTGATACCCACAAGCCCTTGCTGGGCACATTTGAGACGGTGAGCCGGGTGTAAAAACTTTAAATGTCCCTTTACAGCCTCTTATAAAAGTAGGAAAAATACTTTATATACAGACGTACACTTACACACTCagttacacactcacacacacacacacacacacacacacacacacacacacacacacacacacacacacacacacacacacacacacacacacacacacacacacacacacacacacacacacacacacacacacacacacacacactaagaacaACCACACCAAATAAAACACACTGCGCTCACACACTCTTTACACACGTACTCACACATTCCGATAAAATTAGGTATATGCACTTGGTGCTAACAGCGTGAGGAGAGGTGTCTGCAGTGTGGGGGGCAGGGTGGCTGCAgggtcagcagcagcagcaaggcATCATGGTCTGTCTGGCGGTGAAGTGCTGGTTTTGCAAGCGATCCAGAATGTTCCAGAGCGTTCCAGAGCGTTCCAGAGTGTTCCAGAGCAGAGACGTGTAGCTACATATCTgagtagtggaggaggaggaggaggaggagagctggcCTGGAACTGGGGCACTGCAGGCCGGTCAGGATGGTGTGTCTCCTTTACTGAGCACGTCTTCTGGACTTCTTCaccctggagagacagaaagagaggaataagACACTGATTGAAGAGGTTTCATGGGTGTAACTTCATTTTTCCGTGTGGCCACTTGACATCACCTGATtaggaacaactctgggccctagtgTCATTTTATGGTAAATACTTAGTACGGTGCTCGTAGGTATATTGATGCTATGTTCTGCATCATGCAGGGTTTCGAAACATGCATTCTTAgtaaaagggttccaaaagggtactttggctgtccccataggataacatttttggttccatgtggaaccctctgtggaaagggttctacatgccCCCTTAAAACaactaacaaaacaaaaacaaacaaatgggtcctacatggaacccaaacgggttctacatggaatcaaaagggttctaactggaaccaaaactggttcttcaaagggttctcctatgggaacagccaaagaaccattttaggttctagatgcaCCTTTTTCTCTAAGTGTGTAACGTGTCACATAGACCTCCAGTATCTACTGTAGTTGTGTAGCTACTGTAGTTGTGTAGCTACTGTAGTTGTGTATCTACTGTAGTTGTGTATCTACTGTAGTTGTGTAGCTACTGTAGTTGTGTAGCTACTGTAGTTGTGTATCTACtagctactgtatctactgtagttGTGTATCTACTGTAGTTGTGTAGCTACTGTATTTGTGTATCTACTGTAGTTGTGTATCTACTGTAGTTGTGTATCTACTGTAGTTGAGTATCTACTGTAGTTGTGTATCTACTGTAGTTGTGTATCTACTGTAGTTGTGTATCTACTGTAGTTTAGCTTGCTATTTTGAGAAAATGCAATCTTTTGTAACTATGCCACATTGGGAACTAAACAACAAGAAAATGCCTAATTTGTGGTAAAATTTATTTACTATAGGTGTTTTTAAGAGGCAGACATTTTGCATGGTTGGTGAAAACGATCACCAGAGGAATGAGGAATGCACATTTAACACACATTTGAACTGCACAACCCATTCAGATTCATTATAATATTCCGTATCGTgtgtctgttgttgtttattgtactTTTATACGGTTTACTCCTTGACTGTAAAACGTAGTGGAATTCTTTTCCTTTTAGTGGAATGAGTTTCACTATTTGTAGACAAATTAGTCCTGATCATTTTGTGAAAGTGCCTTCAATTTACACGTATTTGTTTATTCATACATAAACTACGAAATGAATGAAGTTAGTTCAATTGTGAAAGTAACACCTGTTTTTTTGGCCAAAAGTTTTAGGTAATAAATctgtaataaaaaaataaaagactGTGATTTCATGACATTCTACTCCATCCCTGATTTCCCAGATAAATTCTGATTGTTTACTGAAAGACCTGGAATGCTCCGAATGCCACGCTTAAATTATCAGAGGGATTGCAAGGCGTGAACAGAAAGCATTCTTTCCCAGTCTTTAATTCATATCTCAGTAGCCATCTGAGTAGCTAGCACGCATAATGAGAAACAAGCACCCAGAAACACCAGTCACTTTCATCTCTTTtaatgagacacacacataccaacaGTTCTAATCATACCGATAAATGAGCGATTTCAGAATGCAATGTGGACAGGTGGCCATAAAATGACACTTATCTGTTGTTACTGTACTTAAGCAGTCCCATTTCTGCCATTTCTCCCATTTCATTTGGATTTTGCAGATGAAAACAGCTGCACATTTCATTCCGTGTCTCTCACTGTTACCAGcgaactagcctggtcccagatctgtttgtgttgtcttgccaactcctatggtttGGCGTGACAATAATAGGAGTTGGCAAGTAAGCACAAGCAGATGTGGGACCAGGCTACCCTGAGATCAGCTCTTACTTGTCAAAGAGGGAAGTAAGGTTTCTCCTTACTTGTTAATGGCATTCTTCAGGTACGTCTGCAGCCATTTGGTCTCGGGGTTAATGCAGACCTCCCTGTTGTTCTTCAGCTTGGCACTGTGAGAGGGATGAAGGGGGatgaagagggatgagagagagagagagagagagagagagagagagagagagagagagagagagagagagagagagagagagagagagagagagagagagaaagtgaattaGGCAGAGACTCATTTCAGTGTTCTCCGAGCATCCACTTTCTCTGTTTTCTTATCTGATTCAAGGATGGAATGATCCGAAAAAAAAAAGTCCAGTAAGCTCTCATGAACTGGCCTAGCGTCTTCTCACTCTGGTGAACATCCAGGGATAGTGTGTTGTGTAgctgtaacacagtaacacacatgcCTGATACGTGGATTCAACTAGGGTGAACTGGCCTAGCGTCTTCTCACTCTGGTGAACGTccagggacagtgtgttgtgtagctgtaacacagtaacacacatgcCTGATACGTGGCGTCAACTAGGGTGAACTAGCCTAGCGTCTTCTCACTCTGGTGAACGTccagggacagtgtgttgtgtagctgtaacacagtaacacacatgcCTAATACGTGGATTCAACTAGGGTGAACTGGCCTAGCGTCTTCTCACTCTGGTGAACGTccagggacagtgtgttgtgtagctgtaacacagtaacacacatgcCTGATACGTGGATTCAACTAGGGTGAACTGGCCTAGCGTAATCTTCTCACTCTGGTGAACATccagggacagtgtgttgtgtagctgtaacacacagtaacacacatgcCTGATACAGTGTGATTCAACTCAGGTGAACTGTGGCCGTGTTTTGGTCAAACTGTAATGAGACTCGTGGGCCTTGGAGTAGCGAGTTGAATAGTACGAGTGGCACTTTTTATTACACTTAAATGATATACCTGTACatagataaataaatatagaTCATGTATAGGTTTATTTTGAACTAAGAATTATGAATGCAACTATTTCAGCTTGACCAGTCTGTCTTTATAGACTCAGGTACAGTGTGTAATCTTATATATTACTATTTCAGTTTGACCAGTCTGTCTTTATAGACTCAGATACAGTGTGTAatcttatatatatattactatttCAGCATGACCAGTCTGTCTTTATAGACTCAGATACAGTGTGTAATCTTATATATTACTATTTCAGTCTGTCTTTGACCAGTCAGTTTGACCAGTCTGTCTTTATAGACTCAGATACAGTGTGTAatcttatatatatattactatttCAGATACAGTGTGTAATCTTATATATTACTATTTCAGCATGACCAGTCTGTCTTTATAGACTCAGATACAGTGTGTAATCTTATATATTACTATTTCAGTTTGACCAGTCTGTCTTTATAGACTCAGATACAGTGTGTAATCTTATATATTACTATTTCAGCATGACCAGTCTGTCTTTATAGACTCAGATACAGTGTGTAATCTTATATATTACTATTTCAGCATGACCAGTCTGTCTTTATAGACTCAGATACAGTGTGTAATCTTATATATTACTATTTCAGTTTGACCAGTCTGTCTTTATAGACTCAGATACAGTGTGTAAtcttatatatttgttttattttaaaaaGCATTTCAAAAGGGTTACATTTGAGGTAATATTTTTGAAGTCATTAATTTCAGTTTGACACAGTTTTTACTGTAATCTAGTCTGTATAATTCATGTATCTGAAGATTGAAGAGACATCTGATGAACTCTGTACTGTAATCTAAAAGTAAATGTGTTCCATCATTTCGATATCGTCGATCTGCTCATTCAGGGTCAATATAAACAAACACATTAAGATAAATGAAGTTCACTTTCCTTTAAACCAACTActgtactggactggactgtacaCACGAAACAAACATCACTCAATATGATATAAGGCTGCAAAGTCAACAGTAACATAATGTATCTGGAAAAATAAGTTATTTGACCAAAATTATATTCATCAAGCTTATTTTTATGTAAATTCCAGGGACATTTGCAAGACACATATGCCAGTGAACAATCAACACATTATTCACATCCCAAACATATATTTTTAACAAGAACAAACATATTATGAACAAGTTGTAAGAATAACAATTATTAAAACTTGTATTCACAGCATATTTTAACCCACAAAACATGCTTTGCGCCAGTTGTAAGGATCAGAATGCATTAAATCACATCAAGTCCCCCCACCACCTGCCACAGGTGAAAAATCCCACTTAGACAGCTGTTGCAGTGATAACAAAGCATGGTAACACTGATCTCTTTGTTAAGCCGGTGGTACCAACAATAAGGAGGTTTTGATGTCAGGCCATTTAGCCTGGGATTTACAGACTGTGGGGTGTATATGGGAGTAAGTGGTTCACCTGTAGCGGACTGTAGTGTGTTGATAGAGGGTTGACTTGAGTGTCGACTTGAGAGAGGGGCATTTGTCCCGAGATCGGACACTTTTGTGAGTGTTTCCGATCCATGAGCTTTAGGGGGAgacggggtagtgtgtgtgtgtgtgtgtgtgtgtgtgtgtgtgtgtgtgtcagcactctctcctctcctcccctccttccccaaaCATATGGTTCTAACACCTCTGTGTCAAAAGGTTGAAACACATTCCTCTCCACCTCTGTTTGAGTAAAGTCTGAACAACTCAGGTAAATGCATTCCCTCAccacctcccctccttctctccccctccttctctctccctccttctctccctccttctcttcctctcacaGCCCTGTAAATTGAAACACAttcctccacccacctccctctccctccctccctccttctccctccttctctccctccttccttccctctctccctccttctctccctccttctcttccctcacagcccttctctccctccttctctccctccttctctccctccttctccctccttctctccctcctttctcttcctctcacatCCCTGTAAATGAAACACATTCCTCTCCACCTCTGAATCTCTCCTTCATCACTCCTTTAGCCCTGTAAATGAAACACATTCCTTCTCCACCTCTGATTCCATTTCACCTTCCCCAAACTCTCCATCCCTAtttaacaccaacctcttcattTGCCCTGTAAATGGCTCCACCTACTACCCCTGACCCCAATAAGATGAAATGAAACAGCTCAcctctgaatctccctccctccctccttctctccctccttctctccctccttctcttcctctcacaGCCCGCATCAAACCCTTCACAGCCCAAATCTCCCCCAAAACCAACATCCCAATCGTTTAGATAAATAAACAGCCCGGTAAATAACTGGATTCCCTGTTTGTTTATCTCTATGatctccccccttcctccctccctcctgtaaATGAAAAACCCCATCCTGTCCTCTTTTATATAATGATTGCAAATGGCCCACCTAATCCATTTGACTCAAATTTTGTTTTGATGTTTCTCCTGGTTTAAGTTTATCCCTCTATGATTGCAGTGACTGTTTTGTTTTGATGTTTCTCCTGGTTTAggtttatgtctgtgtgtgtgtgtgtgtgtgtgtgtgtgtgtgtgtgtgtgtgtgtgtgtgtgtgtgtgtgtgtgtgtgcgtgcgtgcgtgcgtgcgtgcgtgcgtgtgtgtgtgtgtgtgtgtgtgtgtgtgtgcgtgcgtgcgtgtgtgtgtgtgtgtgtgcgtgcgtgcgtgtgtgtgtgtgtgtgcgtctggaCTATCTAGCATCTGATTGACTTTGTTGGAATTCGGGGCTCTGGGAGTCTGGAGCTTCTAACCCAGTAGGTAGTAATTACTTCACAGCAAGCTAATGCCAACaagcaggaggagacaggggcGTGTAGGGAGCggtggaggggatgagggggTGTAGTGTTACCCCTGTTGTCTTTCATCCAAGGACAATAGATATATCAGAAGAGATGCgagctctctgcccctctctcccctgctgctCAGTCATAAATAACTTCAGGATGGGCTTTGGAGGGAATAAGAGGGGAAAGTGGAAGCTTTTGGTGGCGTATGTGTGTTCCTTAATGCctgtgtgtgcaaatgtgtgtTTCTCTTAATGATTGTGCGTCCTGACCAGATTTGTATCCTTACTGACCCCTTGCCATGAGTTAACCCCCTAATGCCCCCCACCACCCCTTCCCAATCCCCGAAACCCCTCTGGCTTTTTGGCTCTGGCCACCTGGTTTCTATAGGTTACAAATAGGCAAAGCATTTTGGCTTAATGCGTTCCAGGCCATTTAAATTACACTAAATGTGGGCGGCTGGTGAGCGCAGGGAATAAAAGAAAGAAGGATAGAGAGGGTCAGCTGCAACATAAAGGTCATCACATTGACCCCTAATGATTGATTCCTTAACAAGTCTAAAATCCCCCCTAGAGCTAGCTTGGAGAGAGACACTCCTCTGTcagcttcctctctcctctcctggccaTTTATCCTGTTGTTCTAATCTAAACATCTCTTTCCATTTGGAGAGAGCCATAGTAACTGCATCtcttttctccactctctctctctctcgctttctcttaccttctctctcgctttctctcgctttctctctcgctttctctctctctctctctcccgctgtctctctctctctctctctctctccctttctctcgctttctctctctctcgcaccttctctctcactttctctcgctttctctctctctcgcctcctctcgctctgtctctctcgccttctcttactttttctctcgctttctctctcgctttctctcgctttctctctctctcgctttctctcactctctcgctttgtctcactttctctctctctccctttctctcgctttctctctctctctctctctctctctctcgctttctctcactttctctctctctctctcactttctctctctctctctcactctctctccactttctctctgtctttccctccactgtggtcctccaaCTGCAATCATTAAAACCAGATAATATGGGACTGATGCTTAGCCGAATGGAATGGGACCCAAAGTTAAGCGCCATTTGAATCCACATGGGATCTTATTAACAGAGGGGTCTTACTGGGCTGAATCAGGCTTTTCTGAACAGGTTTTGCCCTAGGAGATGactataggagttggcaagaccaCACAAACAGATCTAGAACCAAGTTAGTTTAGCTGTAGCAGCTGATAATAGGAGTTggtaagacagcacaaacagatctagaAGCAAGTTAGTTTAGCTGTAGCAGCTGATAATAGGAGTTGCTAAGACCACACAAACAGATCTAGAAGCAAGTTAGTTTAGCTGTAGCAGCTGATAATAGGAGTTGGTAAGACCACACAAACAGATCTAGAAGCAAGTTAGTTTAGCTGTAGCAGCTGATAATAGGAGTTGGTAAGACCACACAAACAGATCTAGAAGCAAGTTAGTTTAGCTGTAGCAGCTGATAATAGGAGTTggtaagacagcacaaacagatctagaAGCAAGTTAGTTTAGCTGTAGCAGCTGATAATAGGAGTTggtaagacagcacaaacagatctagaAGCAAGTTAGTTTAGCTGTAGCAGCTGATAATAGGAGTTggtaagacagcacaaacagatctagaACCAAGTTAGTTTAGCTGTAGCAGCTGATAATAGGAGTTggtaagacagcacaaacagattaGAAGCAAGTTAGTTTAAGCAGCTGATAATAGGAGTTGGTAAGACACAAACAGATCTAGAACCAAGTTAGTTTAGCTGTAGCAGCTGATAATAGGAGTTggtaagacagcacaaacagatctggaaccaggctagttTATCCCTACTTGACTATACGTATCAGGCCAAGGTCCTTCTGGTTTCAGCCAAGCAGGCCTGTGCTGTGTTAAAGTAAAGATGGTAGATAAACGAAGATGTCACATTTCCAGTCTGCTTAAGGGATGGCTCTCCCATAGGCACCAATGCattagcagctgggtctggtctgcttagttcattgactatataTGAACAAGAAAAAAAAAGGAGGGAGTGGGATGAGTCGCTTCCTCTTCCAGCTCTGGTTAAACTACATTGCAGTGTTCCCGTAGAGCAACATGGACCGTGGCATTGACAGGTGTCTGTCCAGCCCTGAAACAGGTGTCTGTCCAGCCCTGACAGGTGTCTGTCCAGCTGAAACAGGTGTCTGTCCAGCCCTGAAACAGGTGTCTGTCCAGCCCTGCACTGTCCAGCCCTGAGGTGTCTGTCCAGCCCAACAGGTGTCTGTCCAGCCCTGAAACAAACACCTGATTCAACAAGTCACCGCCTTGACGATTAGTtgatgagttgaatcaggtgcTTCAGTGCTGCGCCCGGGAAGCGAAGCTAACTCACACACTCAACATGCAGCTGTCTCAGACCAGGGTTGCTTACCACTGCTTTACTGGGCCTGTGTAGTTCTGGTTTATCTCCAGGAAAAGTGAATAGCTTCCCCTTCTGTGAGCAGCAACATTGTGTGTGCTGTGTGGGATGTCCAGTGTTGGCCACCATAGTCCTTTCTTATCTGTGCAGTGTAGTGCAGGGCTGAGGAGAACATGGGGTTGTCTCCTACAAAACGTCCCTGTTACTCCCCAGCCTTGTAATGAAAACATTGACTTTTGGGAGAAGCAATACAGCGATCTAGTTGTTCTTATGAGGGGTGTGGAAGGTTTTTCACATGACAAGCTAAGGAACTTAGCTGTAAGTCTTCTAAAACACAACCCAAAATCAGGGTCAAAAAGCATCCCATAATGCACCAGCAGGTTACTCACATGACTTGGAAAGGGCAGTTGGGTGTGTGAAGGAACTTGAGCTCTCTGATGCTCCTCTGAGGGACGGTGTTCAGAGTGGAGCGACACCAGCACCTCTCTACCAGGCTGATGGGCTTAGCTGAAAACACCAACCACAGACATAGTAAGATACTGTACCAGGTACCAGGTACCAGGCTGATGGGCTTAGCTGAAAACAACAACCACAGACATAGTAAGATACTGTACCAGGTACCAGGTACCGGACACTGAGAGAATGTGAGCTTCGACCATTTCTATGTCTTAAAACTAAAAACAACCCAATCCCAGCTCACAACGCATGATGATAGTTAGAGCTGAACCAACAACATGAGCCTCAACGCCTCCAAAATGCAACAACTCACAATCATTGCAGGCAGGAACAAGGATGAATTTGTTCATTTCATATCAGAGTACTTAGAACAAATATGTTTaatctactgtctctaacccCGACAATGCATGGAAAGTATACTTAGCTGTACATTTAGCTGACTTTAGTCCCAAACTGGGATGACTTTGTTCATTTCATATTAGAGCTTGTAAGAACAAACAGGATAAAATAGACGACAGATTTCTGTTGGGGATTAAATCCATCTTCACTGTTACTCCAGGACAGCAACAGCTCCTAGTCAGTGGTGTGTGAGATGGGTTTACGCAGTGTTACAACCAGGTCTCCTCAATAGCTCACACACTCTCACCAAACGTTCACCGTACACACTCAACACTACTCTACTTTTACCTGTTGTTAATCATCTTCACAGTCACTGGGGTAAACTCCAGTATTTCTGTTAAATCTGTGTACAAAGACTTTCAACTGGCCTGCGGAGCATGGCAGAGAACTACACTGAAGATAAAACTAGCAAAAAGAAGCATTTGAAGAAGATTACTTGACTATGTTGTTCAGGGTCAAATACCACTTTGAAAGCTCTGAGAGGAAAATGCTTTTCATTTAAATAATTAAATCAA is part of the Oncorhynchus gorbuscha isolate QuinsamMale2020 ecotype Even-year unplaced genomic scaffold, OgorEven_v1.0 Un_scaffold_3836, whole genome shotgun sequence genome and encodes:
- the LOC124028198 gene encoding stromal cell-derived factor 1-like, whose translation is MDVKVLAVLALLAVVMDVPPSTAKPISLVERCWCRSTLNTVPQRSIRELKFLHTPNCPFQVIAKLKNNREVCINPETKWLQTYLKNAINKVKKSRRRAQ